One stretch of Rathayibacter festucae DSM 15932 DNA includes these proteins:
- a CDS encoding ribose-phosphate diphosphokinase produces MTGITASNKKSLVLVSGRAHPALAEAVADELGTELVTTEGRTFANGELYVRYGESVRGGDVFVLQSHTSPINEWLMEQLIMVDALKRASAKRITVVAPFYPYARQDKKGRGREPISARLVADLFKAAGADRIMSVDLHAAQIQGFFDGPVDHLFAMPVLLEHFREKLDPSTLTVVSPDMGRVRVADIWSDKLGVPLAIIHKRRDPKVANQVSVHEIVGEVSGRVCLLVDDLIDTGRTIAKAAEALKAAGAIGVVVAATHAVFSDPARELLSSEFIDSVVVTDTLPLPEEKKWDRLTILPIAPLLARAIHEVFDDGSVTSMFDGDA; encoded by the coding sequence GTGACGGGCATCACCGCCAGCAACAAGAAGAGCCTGGTCCTGGTCTCGGGGAGGGCGCATCCGGCACTGGCGGAAGCGGTCGCCGACGAGCTGGGCACCGAGCTGGTCACCACCGAGGGGCGCACCTTCGCGAACGGCGAGCTCTACGTCCGCTACGGCGAGTCGGTCCGCGGCGGGGACGTCTTCGTCCTGCAGTCGCACACCTCGCCGATCAACGAGTGGCTCATGGAGCAGCTGATCATGGTCGATGCGCTCAAGCGCGCCTCGGCCAAGCGGATCACCGTGGTCGCGCCGTTCTACCCCTACGCGCGCCAGGACAAGAAGGGCCGCGGCCGCGAGCCGATCTCGGCCCGCCTCGTCGCCGACCTGTTCAAGGCCGCCGGCGCCGACCGCATCATGTCGGTCGACCTGCACGCCGCGCAGATCCAGGGCTTCTTCGACGGCCCCGTCGATCACCTCTTCGCGATGCCGGTGCTGCTCGAGCACTTCCGCGAGAAGCTCGACCCCTCGACCCTCACCGTCGTCTCGCCGGACATGGGCCGCGTGCGCGTCGCCGACATCTGGAGCGACAAGCTCGGCGTCCCGCTCGCGATCATCCACAAGCGCCGCGACCCCAAGGTCGCCAACCAGGTCTCCGTGCACGAGATCGTCGGAGAGGTCAGCGGCCGCGTCTGCCTCCTCGTCGACGACCTGATCGACACCGGCCGCACCATCGCCAAGGCCGCCGAGGCGCTCAAGGCCGCCGGCGCGATCGGCGTCGTCGTCGCCGCGACCCACGCCGTCTTCTCCGACCCGGCCCGCGAGCTGCTCAGCTCCGAGTTCATCGACTCGGTCGTCGTCACCGACACCCTGCCGCTGCCCGAGGAGAAGAAGTGGGACCGCCTGACGATCCTGCCGATCGCCCCGCTGCTCGCCCGCGCGATCCACGAGGTCTTCGACGACGGCTCCGTCACCTCCATGTTCGACGGCGACGCGTAG
- a CDS encoding MarR family winged helix-turn-helix transcriptional regulator, with protein sequence MSANDEVDGIVDAWVRERPDLDFTPLQVFSRMRRLAKQLERARGSAFGRSELETWEFDVLSALRRAGAPYRMSPKQLLQATMVTSGTMTNRIDRLVERDLVERLDDPNDGRGVLVQMTPSGLSRVDAAITRLVDAEQELLGALTHAQQERLAQLLRKLSLDFG encoded by the coding sequence GTGAGCGCGAATGACGAGGTGGACGGCATCGTCGACGCCTGGGTGCGCGAGCGGCCCGACCTCGACTTCACTCCCCTGCAGGTGTTCTCCCGGATGCGCCGGCTCGCCAAGCAGCTAGAGCGGGCGCGCGGCAGTGCCTTCGGCCGCTCGGAGCTCGAGACCTGGGAGTTCGACGTCCTCTCCGCCCTCCGCCGCGCGGGGGCGCCCTACCGGATGAGCCCGAAGCAGCTGCTCCAGGCGACGATGGTCACCAGCGGCACGATGACCAATCGGATCGACCGCCTGGTCGAGCGCGACCTCGTCGAGCGCCTCGACGATCCGAACGACGGCCGCGGCGTGCTGGTGCAGATGACGCCGTCCGGCCTGTCCCGGGTGGACGCGGCGATCACCCGCCTCGTCGACGCCGAGCAGGAGCTGCTCGGAGCCCTCACGCACGCGCAGCAGGAGCGGCTCGCGCAGCTGCTCCGCAAGCTCTCGCTCGACTTCGGCTGA
- a CDS encoding ABC-F family ATP-binding cassette domain-containing protein, with protein MAHLLGAESLRLEYPTRVIFDDVSLGIEEGDRIGIVGRNGDGKSTLLRLLAQRIEPDGGRVTHRRGVTLGMLDQADTVDEELTVAQAVVGGLEEHEWAGDARTRDVMAGLLRDVPWDGVVGALSGGQRRRVALAKLLVGDWDVVFLDEPTNHLDVEGIAWLAEHLKRRWAATSGGLAVVTHDRWFLDEICTATWEVHDRLVEPFEGGYAAYILQRVERDRMASTMESKRQNLMKKELAWLRRGAPARTAKPKFRIDAANQLIENEPPVRDSVSLSQLAVSRLGKDVVDLLDVTVRYGERTVLNRIEWRIAPGERTGVLGVNGAGKSTLLGLVAGSVQPTSGKVKRGTTVRVAILDQQLRELTEVQHQPVREIIAEQRTSYSIGGKEMTPGQLLERLGFSSAQLSTPVKDLSGGQRRRLQLLLILLSEPNVLILDEPTNDLDTDMLAAIEDLLDSWPGTLLVVSHDRYLLERVTDQQYAVMDGAFRHLPGGVEQYLDLRRALEKGAPAGGSTGASAPAPSGLGGAERRTAEKEVSAIDRRLHKLTQLSAAVHEKMATHDPDDYDGILGLNAKLREHQDEAAGLELRWLELSELLEG; from the coding sequence ATGGCACATCTCCTGGGCGCTGAGTCGCTCCGCCTCGAGTACCCCACGCGGGTCATCTTCGACGACGTCTCCCTCGGCATCGAGGAGGGCGACCGCATCGGCATCGTCGGCCGGAACGGCGACGGCAAGTCCACCCTCCTCCGCCTGCTCGCCCAGCGCATCGAGCCGGACGGCGGCCGGGTGACCCACCGCCGCGGCGTCACGCTCGGCATGCTCGACCAGGCCGATACCGTCGACGAGGAGCTCACCGTCGCCCAGGCCGTGGTCGGCGGGCTCGAGGAGCACGAGTGGGCCGGGGACGCGCGGACTCGCGACGTCATGGCCGGGCTGCTGCGCGACGTCCCCTGGGACGGCGTCGTCGGCGCGCTCTCGGGCGGCCAGCGCCGCCGCGTCGCCCTGGCCAAGCTGCTCGTCGGCGACTGGGACGTCGTCTTCCTCGACGAGCCCACCAACCACCTCGACGTCGAGGGCATCGCCTGGCTCGCCGAGCACCTCAAGCGCCGCTGGGCCGCGACCTCGGGCGGCCTCGCGGTCGTCACCCACGACCGGTGGTTCCTCGACGAGATCTGCACCGCGACCTGGGAGGTGCACGACCGCCTGGTCGAGCCCTTCGAGGGCGGCTACGCGGCGTACATCCTGCAGCGCGTCGAGCGCGACCGGATGGCCTCGACCATGGAGTCGAAGCGGCAGAACCTGATGAAGAAGGAGCTGGCCTGGCTCCGCCGCGGCGCTCCGGCCCGCACCGCCAAGCCGAAGTTCCGCATCGACGCGGCGAACCAGCTGATCGAGAACGAGCCGCCCGTCCGCGACTCCGTCTCGCTGTCGCAGCTCGCCGTCTCGCGGCTCGGCAAGGACGTCGTCGACCTGCTCGACGTCACCGTCCGCTACGGCGAGCGGACCGTGCTCAACCGGATCGAGTGGCGGATCGCTCCGGGCGAGCGCACCGGCGTCCTCGGCGTGAACGGCGCCGGCAAGTCGACCCTGCTCGGCCTCGTGGCCGGCAGCGTGCAGCCGACCAGCGGCAAGGTCAAGCGCGGCACGACCGTCCGAGTCGCGATCCTCGACCAGCAGCTGCGCGAGCTGACCGAGGTGCAGCACCAGCCGGTCCGCGAGATCATCGCCGAGCAGCGCACCAGCTACTCGATCGGCGGCAAGGAGATGACGCCCGGGCAGCTGCTCGAGCGCCTCGGCTTCTCCAGCGCGCAGCTCTCGACGCCGGTGAAGGACCTCTCCGGTGGCCAGCGCCGTCGGCTGCAGCTGCTGCTGATCCTGCTCAGCGAGCCGAACGTGCTGATCCTCGACGAGCCCACCAACGACCTCGACACCGACATGCTCGCCGCGATCGAGGACCTGCTCGACTCCTGGCCCGGCACGCTGCTCGTCGTCTCGCACGACCGCTACCTGCTCGAGCGGGTCACTGACCAGCAGTACGCCGTCATGGACGGCGCGTTCCGCCACCTGCCCGGCGGGGTGGAGCAGTACCTCGACCTGCGCCGCGCGCTGGAGAAGGGCGCGCCCGCGGGCGGCTCGACCGGCGCGTCCGCTCCGGCGCCGTCCGGCCTCGGCGGCGCCGAGCGGCGCACCGCCGAGAAGGAGGTGTCGGCGATCGACCGGCGCCTGCACAAGCTCACGCAGCTCTCCGCCGCGGTGCACGAGAAGATGGCGACCCACGACCCGGACGACTACGACGGCATCCTGGGCCTGAACGCGAAGCTGCGCGAGCACCAGGACGAGGCGGCCGGGCTCGAGCTGCGCTGGCTGGAGCTGTCGGAGCTGCTCGAGGGCTGA
- a CDS encoding glycoside hydrolase family 13 protein translates to MTDTVLSRSGTTEDAQWWRQAAVYQIYPRSFADANGDGIGDLAGILERIPYLRELGIDAVWLSPFYPSALADGGYDVADYRDVDPRIGTLAEFDELTARLHESGLRVIVDIVPNHSSDLHPWFQEALAAPKGSPARERYVFRDGLGEDGALPPSDWESVFGGPAWEPVGDGQWYLHLFAKEQPDWNWANREIRDDFLETLRFWSDRGVDGFRIDVAHSLVKDLAEPLPAAAEIDGQRIDGSHPFWDRDEVHEVYAEWRALFDSYDPPRTAVAEAWVDASRRARYASPEGLGQAFNFDLLEADLDAEEFRRLITFNLELAAESGSSTTWVLSNHDVVRHATRYGLPQKGAAETAPAKQWLLSGGAEPVLDRALGLRRARAATLLLLALPGSAYLYQGEELGLHEVAGIPDTDRQDPTFFRSGGTDVGRDGCRVPLPWEATGDSFGFGPGGAHLPQPSWFADSSVEAEELAEDSTLALYRSALALRYELQTDESLEWRDARPGVLHFARPNGWRSVTNLGEEPVELPEGEVLLSSAPLDGGLLPPATTAWLR, encoded by the coding sequence GTGACGGACACGGTACTCAGCAGGAGCGGCACGACCGAGGACGCCCAGTGGTGGCGGCAGGCGGCCGTCTACCAGATCTACCCGCGGAGCTTCGCGGACGCGAACGGCGACGGGATCGGTGACCTCGCCGGCATCCTCGAGCGGATCCCGTACCTGCGGGAGCTCGGGATCGACGCAGTCTGGCTCAGCCCCTTCTACCCGTCGGCGCTGGCCGACGGCGGCTACGACGTGGCCGACTACCGCGACGTCGACCCGCGGATCGGCACTCTCGCCGAGTTCGATGAGCTGACCGCCCGCCTGCACGAGAGCGGCCTCCGCGTGATCGTCGACATCGTGCCCAACCACTCCTCCGACCTGCACCCGTGGTTCCAGGAGGCGCTCGCCGCCCCGAAGGGCTCGCCCGCCCGGGAGCGCTACGTCTTCCGCGACGGCCTTGGCGAGGACGGCGCCCTGCCGCCGAGCGACTGGGAGTCCGTCTTCGGCGGCCCCGCCTGGGAGCCGGTCGGCGACGGCCAGTGGTACCTGCACCTCTTCGCGAAGGAGCAGCCCGACTGGAACTGGGCGAACCGCGAGATCCGCGACGACTTCCTCGAGACCCTCCGCTTCTGGTCCGACCGCGGCGTCGACGGCTTCCGGATCGACGTGGCGCACTCGCTGGTGAAGGACCTCGCCGAGCCGCTCCCCGCCGCGGCGGAGATCGACGGCCAGCGGATCGACGGCAGCCACCCGTTCTGGGACCGCGACGAGGTGCACGAGGTCTACGCCGAGTGGCGCGCCCTCTTCGACTCCTACGACCCGCCGCGCACCGCCGTCGCGGAGGCCTGGGTCGACGCCTCCCGCCGCGCCCGCTACGCGAGTCCCGAGGGGCTCGGCCAGGCCTTCAACTTCGACCTGCTCGAGGCCGACCTCGACGCGGAGGAGTTCCGCCGGCTGATCACCTTCAACCTCGAGCTGGCGGCCGAGTCCGGTTCCTCGACGACCTGGGTGCTCTCCAACCACGACGTCGTCCGGCACGCGACCCGCTACGGGCTCCCGCAGAAGGGCGCGGCCGAGACCGCCCCCGCGAAGCAGTGGCTGCTCAGCGGGGGAGCGGAGCCGGTCCTTGACCGCGCGCTGGGCCTCCGCCGCGCCCGTGCTGCGACCCTCCTGCTGCTGGCGCTGCCCGGCTCGGCCTACCTGTACCAGGGCGAGGAGCTCGGTCTGCACGAGGTGGCCGGCATCCCGGACACCGACCGCCAGGACCCGACGTTCTTCCGCAGCGGCGGCACCGACGTCGGCCGCGACGGCTGCCGCGTCCCGCTGCCCTGGGAGGCGACCGGCGACTCCTTCGGCTTCGGCCCCGGCGGCGCGCACCTGCCCCAGCCCTCCTGGTTCGCCGACTCCTCCGTCGAGGCGGAGGAGCTCGCCGAGGACTCGACGCTCGCGCTCTACCGCAGCGCCCTCGCGCTCCGGTACGAGCTGCAGACCGACGAGAGCCTGGAGTGGCGGGACGCGCGGCCCGGCGTGCTGCACTTCGCGCGCCCGAACGGCTGGCGGTCGGTGACGAACCTCGGCGAGGAGCCGGTCGAGCTCCCCGAGGGCGAGGTGCTCCTCTCGAGCGCGCCGCTCGACGGCGGCCTGCTGCCGCCGGCCACGACGGCCTGGCTGCGCTGA
- the glmU gene encoding bifunctional UDP-N-acetylglucosamine diphosphorylase/glucosamine-1-phosphate N-acetyltransferase GlmU, producing MVDSTLAVVILAAGQGTRMKSRTPKVLHRLAGRPLLGHVLDTAASLDAGHVVTVVRHERERVAAAVLDHSPAALVVDQDEVPGTGRAVELGLAALPDDFDGTVVVLSADVPLLDAPTLRRLVDEHLAAANALTMLSCVLEDPTGFGRIVRGVDGGFASIVEQKDASDVELALTETNAGVYAFEAAALRAVIGAIGTDNAQQEKYLTDAAAALKAAGRAIEAVPVQDRWLVAGINDRAQLADAALELNARIVRRWQLEGVTIQDPATTWIDVDAVLSPDVEILPGTQIKGPTVIASGAIIGPDTTLDSCEVGEDAVIKRSDATLAVIGAQAQVGPFSFLRPGTVLGERGKIGAYVETKNATIGAGSKVPHLSYVGDATIGEESNIGAGSIFANYDGVNKASSVVGSHVRAGSHNVFVAPVRIGDGAYTGAGTVIRKDIPAGALGITVAPQRNMAGWVQTHRPGTASATAAEAAQASEPEGTDRATGGSGAQ from the coding sequence ATGGTCGACAGCACGCTCGCGGTGGTGATCCTGGCCGCCGGTCAGGGCACCCGGATGAAGTCCCGCACCCCCAAGGTCCTGCACCGCCTCGCCGGGCGCCCGCTGCTGGGGCACGTCCTCGACACGGCCGCCTCGCTCGACGCCGGCCACGTCGTCACGGTCGTGCGGCACGAGCGCGAGCGGGTCGCCGCCGCGGTCCTGGACCACTCGCCGGCGGCCCTCGTCGTCGATCAGGACGAGGTGCCCGGCACCGGCCGCGCCGTGGAGCTCGGCCTCGCCGCGCTGCCGGACGACTTCGACGGGACCGTCGTGGTGCTCAGCGCCGACGTCCCGCTGCTGGACGCCCCGACGCTGCGCCGCCTGGTCGACGAGCACCTCGCCGCGGCGAACGCCTTGACGATGCTGTCCTGCGTGCTCGAGGACCCGACCGGCTTCGGCCGGATCGTGCGCGGCGTCGACGGCGGCTTCGCCTCGATCGTGGAGCAGAAGGACGCGAGCGACGTCGAGCTCGCGCTCACCGAGACCAACGCCGGCGTGTACGCCTTCGAGGCCGCCGCCCTGCGCGCGGTGATCGGCGCCATCGGCACCGACAACGCCCAGCAGGAGAAGTACCTCACCGACGCCGCCGCCGCGCTGAAGGCCGCCGGCCGCGCCATCGAGGCCGTCCCCGTGCAGGACCGCTGGCTCGTCGCCGGCATCAACGACCGCGCCCAGCTCGCCGACGCCGCGCTCGAGCTGAACGCCCGCATCGTCCGCCGCTGGCAGCTCGAGGGCGTCACGATCCAGGACCCGGCCACCACCTGGATCGACGTCGACGCGGTGCTCTCGCCCGACGTCGAGATCCTCCCCGGCACGCAGATCAAGGGGCCGACTGTCATCGCCTCCGGGGCGATCATCGGACCGGACACGACGCTCGACTCCTGCGAGGTCGGCGAGGACGCGGTGATCAAGCGCTCGGACGCGACTCTCGCGGTGATCGGCGCGCAGGCGCAGGTCGGCCCGTTCTCGTTCCTGCGCCCGGGCACGGTGCTCGGCGAGCGCGGCAAGATCGGCGCCTACGTCGAGACCAAGAACGCGACGATCGGCGCCGGCTCGAAGGTGCCGCACCTCTCCTACGTCGGCGACGCGACGATCGGCGAGGAGTCGAACATCGGCGCCGGCTCGATCTTCGCCAACTACGACGGGGTGAACAAGGCGTCCTCCGTCGTGGGGTCGCACGTGCGCGCCGGGTCGCACAACGTCTTCGTCGCCCCCGTTAGAATCGGTGACGGAGCGTACACGGGCGCCGGCACGGTCATCCGCAAGGACATCCCCGCCGGAGCCCTCGGCATCACCGTCGCTCCGCAGCGCAACATGGCCGGATGGGTGCAGACCCATCGTCCGGGAACCGCGTCGGCCACCGCCGCCGAGGCCGCCCAGGCGTCGGAGCCCGAGGGCACCGACCGCGCGACCGGAGGAAGCGGAGCACAGTGA
- a CDS encoding ROK family protein, giving the protein MFESRLSVSTGSFQRRRSALDVLERAWTGEAMTASALIERTGLTRSTVIAVCDDLIELGWLEELENQRAAGDYVKGRPARRYALRRRAGVVVGVDAGQHSVGVFVADLLGETLVRHVEHVDHERVEDLPHERRVADIDRVLDRALLLTGVTDDEVLALTLGVPAPVDALGHSPASDNGFWGAMNPGLVDHYSGRGWSPVVDNDANLAALAEGWRGAAIGCDDYLALLSGERLGGGIVLGGSLLRGARGLTGEMRYLDLVEGVGSAEGIAALARTWAREALAVAGRPASLLDAVAQPGAAEVLAAADAGDPLASAVVARLTDRLTAITATVANLLDVSLIVVGGALAASAGPLLAAVSERLVGEVHAPAPRILPSTLGDQAVALGAVRSGLGRVRADPLALHLPSRPVEAAALA; this is encoded by the coding sequence ATGTTCGAGAGCAGGCTCTCCGTGAGCACCGGCTCGTTCCAGCGCCGGCGCAGCGCGCTCGACGTGCTCGAGCGCGCCTGGACCGGCGAGGCGATGACCGCCTCCGCCCTGATCGAGCGCACCGGTCTCACCCGCTCGACCGTCATCGCCGTCTGCGACGACCTGATCGAGCTCGGCTGGCTGGAGGAGCTGGAGAACCAGCGCGCCGCCGGCGACTACGTCAAGGGCCGGCCCGCGCGCCGGTACGCCCTCCGCCGCCGCGCGGGCGTCGTCGTGGGTGTCGACGCCGGCCAGCACAGCGTCGGTGTCTTCGTCGCCGACCTGCTCGGCGAGACCCTCGTCCGGCACGTCGAGCACGTCGATCACGAGCGCGTCGAGGACCTCCCGCACGAGCGCCGCGTCGCCGACATCGACCGGGTCCTCGACCGCGCCCTCCTCCTCACCGGCGTGACCGACGACGAGGTCCTCGCGCTGACCCTCGGCGTCCCGGCCCCCGTCGATGCGCTCGGCCACTCCCCCGCGAGCGACAACGGCTTCTGGGGCGCGATGAACCCCGGGCTCGTGGACCACTACTCCGGCCGCGGCTGGTCGCCGGTGGTCGACAACGACGCGAACCTCGCCGCGCTGGCCGAGGGCTGGCGCGGCGCGGCGATCGGCTGCGACGACTACCTGGCGCTGCTCTCCGGCGAGCGGCTCGGCGGCGGGATCGTGCTCGGCGGCTCGCTGCTGCGCGGCGCCCGCGGGCTCACCGGCGAGATGCGCTACCTCGACCTGGTCGAGGGCGTCGGCTCGGCGGAGGGCATCGCCGCCCTCGCGCGCACCTGGGCCCGCGAGGCGCTGGCCGTGGCGGGCCGGCCGGCGTCGCTCCTCGACGCCGTGGCACAACCCGGGGCCGCCGAGGTGCTGGCCGCGGCCGACGCGGGCGATCCGCTGGCCTCCGCCGTCGTCGCGCGGCTGACCGACCGCCTCACCGCCATCACCGCGACCGTCGCGAATCTGCTCGACGTCTCGCTGATCGTCGTCGGCGGAGCGCTGGCCGCCTCGGCCGGTCCGCTGCTCGCGGCGGTCTCCGAGCGCCTGGTGGGCGAGGTGCACGCCCCGGCGCCGCGGATCCTGCCGTCGACGCTCGGCGATCAGGCGGTCGCGCTCGGCGCGGTCCGCTCGGGGCTCGGGCGGGTGCGGGCGGACCCACTCGCGCTGCACTTGCCGAGCCGGCCGGTCGAGGCCGCCGCGCTCGCCTAG
- a CDS encoding carbohydrate ABC transporter permease — protein MALSAPARPEERTVATPRAAVAPRRKPRTDRTFLLYLLPALVLFTLAITLPALMGIFFSFTDSIGFGEWSFIGLTNYVALFSDPAILASYGFTVGLALVTVLAVNVIAFLLAIALTSQIRGKVALRAVFVLPMVVSGIIIAFVFNFLFSNSLPAFAQSVGATPLASSILADPNLAWLAIVIVTAWQAVPSALLIYIAGVLSIPGDVYEAAALDGASSWGQLRSITLPLVAGYVVINLVIGFKNFLNSYDIIVGLTDGGPGTSTRSVAMTIFSGFTSGDYAYQMANATIFFLIALVIALVQLRVSRGKAAF, from the coding sequence ATGGCCCTCTCCGCCCCCGCCCGCCCGGAGGAGCGCACCGTCGCGACTCCCCGCGCGGCCGTCGCCCCGCGCCGGAAGCCGCGCACCGACCGCACCTTCCTGCTCTACCTGCTCCCCGCGCTCGTGCTCTTCACGCTCGCGATCACCCTGCCCGCGCTGATGGGGATCTTCTTCAGCTTCACCGACTCGATCGGCTTCGGCGAGTGGAGCTTCATCGGCCTGACCAACTACGTCGCGCTGTTCTCCGACCCGGCGATCCTCGCCTCCTACGGCTTCACCGTGGGGCTCGCGCTGGTCACGGTGCTCGCGGTGAACGTGATCGCGTTCCTCCTGGCGATCGCGCTCACCTCGCAGATCCGCGGCAAGGTCGCGCTGCGGGCCGTGTTCGTGCTGCCGATGGTCGTCTCGGGCATCATCATCGCGTTCGTCTTCAACTTCCTCTTCTCCAACTCGCTGCCCGCCTTCGCGCAGTCGGTCGGAGCGACGCCGCTGGCCAGCAGCATCCTCGCGGACCCGAATCTGGCCTGGCTCGCGATCGTGATCGTGACCGCCTGGCAGGCCGTGCCCTCCGCGCTGCTGATCTACATCGCCGGCGTGCTCTCGATCCCCGGCGACGTCTACGAGGCCGCCGCGCTCGACGGCGCCTCGAGCTGGGGACAGCTGCGCTCGATCACGCTGCCGCTGGTCGCGGGCTACGTCGTGATCAACCTCGTGATCGGCTTCAAGAACTTCCTCAACTCCTACGACATCATCGTCGGCCTGACCGACGGCGGCCCCGGGACGTCGACCCGCAGCGTCGCGATGACGATCTTCTCCGGCTTCACCAGCGGCGACTACGCCTACCAGATGGCCAACGCCACGATCTTCTTCCTCATCGCGCTCGTGATCGCGCTCGTACAGCTGCGCGTCTCGCGCGGAAAGGCGGCCTTCTGA
- a CDS encoding carbohydrate ABC transporter permease — MTSQVPLAPSLPGTRAAVDADARRGGKRRRSSLLLTLVLVVCALSVIGPLWVTLTMAFKTGAQAVDGNAFSIPLPFSVDGFVQAWNLTDFPRGFAVSVFVSAITVGGTIVLSALAAFAISRNWSKRFYRWSFFYLLAAMFLPFPVLALSQVSLTGLVGLDNPLGVAILHVMFQLSFSVMLFTAFLRSLPEELEESARLDGATTNQVFWRLVFPLLAPMSATVGIFAFLASWNDFMMPSLITSDPSLQTLPVLQKIFQTQFSNDYNVAFASYLMAMAPAIIVYLFTQRWVMSGVTQGAIK; from the coding sequence ATGACCAGCCAGGTCCCCCTCGCCCCGTCCCTCCCCGGCACCCGCGCCGCCGTCGACGCCGACGCCCGTCGCGGGGGGAAGCGGCGGCGCTCGAGCCTCCTGCTCACCCTCGTCCTCGTGGTCTGCGCCCTCTCGGTGATCGGCCCGCTGTGGGTGACGCTGACGATGGCCTTCAAGACCGGCGCCCAGGCGGTGGACGGGAACGCCTTCTCGATCCCGCTGCCGTTCTCGGTCGACGGCTTCGTCCAGGCCTGGAACCTGACCGACTTCCCCCGCGGGTTCGCCGTCTCGGTCTTCGTCTCGGCGATCACGGTCGGCGGCACCATCGTCCTCTCGGCCCTCGCCGCGTTCGCGATCTCGCGGAACTGGAGCAAGCGCTTCTACCGCTGGTCGTTCTTCTACCTGCTCGCGGCGATGTTCCTGCCGTTCCCGGTGCTCGCGCTCTCTCAGGTCTCGCTCACCGGACTCGTCGGGCTCGACAACCCGCTCGGCGTCGCGATCCTGCACGTGATGTTCCAGCTCAGCTTCAGCGTGATGCTCTTCACCGCGTTCCTCCGCTCGCTGCCCGAGGAGCTCGAGGAGAGCGCCCGGCTCGACGGCGCGACGACCAACCAGGTCTTCTGGCGGCTCGTCTTCCCGCTGCTCGCCCCGATGAGCGCGACGGTCGGCATCTTCGCCTTCCTCGCCTCCTGGAACGACTTCATGATGCCGTCGCTGATCACCTCCGACCCGTCGCTCCAGACGCTCCCGGTGCTGCAGAAGATCTTCCAGACCCAGTTCAGCAACGACTACAACGTCGCCTTCGCCTCCTACCTGATGGCGATGGCCCCGGCGATCATCGTCTACCTGTTCACCCAGCGCTGGGTCATGTCCGGAGTCACTCAAGGTGCTATCAAGTAG
- a CDS encoding ABC transporter substrate-binding protein, with the protein MPLTTTALSRRTLLTAAGAGAAALGLAACASPSGSGGVTEITFFQSKPEVIGYFDEVIERFHAAQSRVRVVHDFSSNLSAGFVRTNPPDLGCLNYNFEVARFVERGALSDLSDMAEAKRINPDLQPLIEQTATYPGRTSVLPYSLMMSAVLYNREIFAAQNLEVPTTWTEFLAVCDALTAAGITPIYGTYKDPWTVAQGLFDYSVGGTVDLEAFFSQLKEQGADVGPSSPVSFEKDFAAPVDQMVQLAGYAQPNAASRAYGDGNLAFSNGEAAMYFQGPWALSEIAKTAPDLSIGAFPLPMTDDPDERRVRVNVDLALWIPEASTKKAAAREFLSFLMQPEIIDAYNADNNAFGVTTDAPAVTQPTLVELQEFYDRAAFSLGASQLVPQNIPLQNYVQGVALGSDPAATLRTIDADWARIAFRS; encoded by the coding sequence GTGCCCCTCACCACCACCGCCCTCAGCCGGCGCACCCTGCTCACCGCGGCGGGTGCCGGCGCCGCCGCGCTCGGCCTCGCCGCCTGCGCCTCCCCCTCCGGTTCGGGCGGGGTCACCGAGATCACCTTCTTCCAGTCCAAGCCCGAGGTGATCGGCTACTTCGACGAGGTCATCGAGCGCTTCCACGCCGCTCAGTCGCGGGTGCGGGTCGTGCACGACTTCTCCTCGAACCTCTCGGCCGGCTTCGTCCGCACCAACCCGCCGGACCTCGGCTGCCTCAACTACAACTTCGAGGTCGCGCGGTTCGTCGAGCGGGGCGCCCTGAGCGACCTGTCCGACATGGCCGAGGCGAAGCGGATCAACCCCGACCTGCAGCCGCTGATCGAGCAGACCGCGACCTACCCGGGCCGCACCAGCGTGCTGCCCTACTCGCTGATGATGTCGGCGGTGCTCTACAACCGCGAGATCTTCGCCGCGCAGAACCTCGAGGTGCCGACCACCTGGACCGAGTTCCTCGCGGTCTGCGACGCGCTGACCGCGGCGGGCATCACTCCGATCTACGGGACGTACAAGGACCCGTGGACGGTCGCGCAGGGGCTGTTCGACTACTCCGTCGGCGGGACCGTCGACCTCGAGGCCTTCTTCTCGCAGCTGAAGGAGCAGGGCGCCGACGTCGGCCCCTCCTCGCCGGTCTCGTTCGAGAAGGACTTCGCCGCTCCCGTCGACCAGATGGTGCAGCTCGCCGGCTATGCGCAGCCGAACGCGGCCAGCCGCGCCTACGGCGACGGCAACCTCGCCTTCTCGAACGGCGAGGCGGCGATGTACTTCCAGGGCCCGTGGGCGCTGAGCGAGATCGCGAAGACCGCCCCGGACCTCTCGATCGGCGCCTTCCCGCTGCCGATGACGGACGATCCGGACGAGCGCCGCGTGCGGGTGAACGTCGACCTCGCGCTGTGGATCCCGGAGGCGTCGACCAAGAAGGCGGCGGCGCGCGAGTTCCTCTCCTTCCTGATGCAACCGGAGATCATCGACGCCTACAACGCCGACAACAACGCGTTCGGCGTCACCACCGACGCCCCTGCCGTCACCCAGCCCACCCTCGTCGAGCTCCAGGAGTTCTACGACCGGGCGGCGTTCAGCCTCGGCGCCTCGCAGCTCGTGCCGCAGAACATCCCACTGCAGAACTACGTCCAGGGCGTCGCCCTCGGCTCCGACCCCGCCGCGACGCTCCGCACGATCGACGCCGACTGGGCGCGCATCGCGTTCCGCTCCTAG